A genomic window from Thunnus thynnus chromosome 12, fThuThy2.1, whole genome shotgun sequence includes:
- the bpnt2 gene encoding inositol monophosphatase 3 — translation MAPMGIRLSPLGVAVFCLLGVGVIYHLYAGVISSRLAAFRQTRKVDLRDLLAVSVEAAVLGGIEVKKVRDENGLKEKSKGKTREGANELLTMGDLQSHRKMFNLIRNTFPEITVNSEEHDNMVDKAATWSQDIPADILDKIKAGKDVPAESITVWIDPLDATQEYTENLVKYVTTMVCVAVDGKPIIGVIHQPFTGFTAWAFVGQGSNMHPRSSYSVSPPKVIVSRSHSGEVKSYIHDAFGNNTSITEAGGAGYKVLSLLEMPSSDTESIDQADAYVHITFIKKWDICAGAALLNALGGHMTTLKGEDIDYSGTPLNKGGLVASVNVDHKAIVERLPNWDPEKH, via the exons ATGGCTCCAATGGGCATCCGCCTGTCACCGCTCGGTGTGGCCGTTTTCTGCCTCCTTGGAGTCGGCGTTATCTACCACCTGTATGCCGGGGTCATCTCCAGCCGCCTGGCTGCTTTCAG ACAGACGAGAAAAGTGGATCTGAGAGACCTGCTGGCTGTCTCAGTGGAGGCTGCAGTACTAGGTGGAATAGAG GTGAAGAAGGTGCGTGATGAAAACGGTCTGAAGGAGAAGTCAAAAGGAAAGACAAGAGAGGGAGCCAATGAGCTTCTGACCATGGGTGACCTGCAGTCACATAGAAAGATGTTTAACCTTATAAGGAATACCTTCCCTGAAATCACG GTGAACAGTGAGGAACATGACAACATGGTGGATAAGGCGGCAACCTGGAGCCAGGACATTCCAGCTGACATACTAGACAAGATAAAGGCCGGAAAAGACGTCCCTGCTGAGAGCATCACTGTGTGGATCGATCCTCTGGACGCTACACAGGAATATACAG agAACCTTGTCAAGTATGTTACCACAATGGTATGTGTGGCTGTAGATGGTAAACCGATCATTGGGGTCATACACCAGCCATTCACTGGGTTCACTG CCTGGGCGTTTGTGGGTCAGGGATCGAATATGCATCCCCGGTCGTCATACAGTGTAAGCCCTCCAAAGGTGATAGTATCACGTTCCCACTCTGGGGAGGTTAAAAGCTATATTCATGATGCTTTTGGAAACAACACATCAATCACAGAAGCAGGTGGTGCAG ggtACAAGGTCCTGTCGCTCTTGGAGATGCCCTCAAGTGATACAGAGTCCATAGACCAGGCAGACGCTTACGTCCACATCACCTTTATTAAGAAATGGGACATCTGCGCTGGTGCAGCACTACTTAATGCACTGG GAGGCCACATGACAACACTAAAGGGAGAAGACATCGACTACAGTGGGACACCACTCAACAAAGGAGGACTGGTGGCCAGTGTTAATGTGGACCATAAGGCCATCGTGGAGAGACTACCAAACTGGGACCCTGAGAAGCactga